In the genome of Achromobacter sp. MFA1 R4, the window CCATCCAGCCGATCCAACCGGCCGTGGTCAAGAACCCGGGCAAGGTCGAACTGGGCAAGAAGCTCTTTTTCGATCCCCGCCTGTCCCGTTCCGGCGCGATCTCCTGTAATTCCTGCCACAACCTCGCCATGGGCGGCTCTGACAACCTGAAGGCGTCCATCGGCCATAAATGGCAGCAGGGCGGCATCAACTCGCCGACCGTGCTCAATGCCAGCCTGAACATCGCCCAGTTCTGGGACGGCCGCGCCAAGGACCTGCGCGAGCAGGCGGGCGGCCCGATCGAGAACCCGATGGAAATGGCCTCGTCGCACGAACTGGCGGTGCAAGTGCTCAACTCCATCCCGGGCTATCGCGCCGAGTTCAAGCAGGTCTTCGGCAAGGACCAGATCACCATCGGCGAGGTGACCAGCGCGCTGGCCGCCTTCGAGGAGACGCTGGTCACGCCGAACTCGCGCTTCGACCAGTGGCTCAAGGGCGACGAGAAGGCGCTGACCGTGCGCGAAGCGGCCGGCTACGCGCTCTTCAAGAACAGCGGCTGCGTGGCCTGCCATAACGGCGTGGCGGTGGGCGGCAACTCGTTCCAGAAGATGGGCCTCGTCACGCCCTACGTCACCGAGAACAAGGCCGAAGGCCGCGCCGCGGTCACGGGCAAGGACGCGGACCGCTTCAACTTCAAGGTGCCGACGCTGCGCAACGTCGCCTTGACCTACCCGTACTTCCACGACGGCGAAGCCGCGACGCTGACGCAGGCCGTGGACGTGATGGGCCGCCTGCAACTGGGCCGCACGTTCACGCCCGAAGAGAACGGCCAGATCGTGGCCTTCCTGAAGACCCTCACGGGCGACCAGCCGGTCATCCAATACCCCGTGCTGCCGCCGTCCGAAGACGGCACCCCGCGGCCCGAGCCGTTCCTCAAGTAGAAACAACGCGGCCGCCTCTTCGGGCGGCCGTCTGGCTGGGCGGGGCCTGCGTTACTGGCGGACGGTGCGCCTGTCCGCCGGCGGCGCGGCCTCGAAATTGCTGCGCCACGGGTTGATGTCCAGCCCGCCTCGGCGCGTATAGCGCGCATACACCGTCAGCTGCTCGGGCCCGCAGGCCTGCATGATGTCGCTGAAGATGCGTTCGACGCAGTGCTCGTGGAATTCGGCGTGCTGGCGGAACGACACCACGTACCGCAGCAGCGATTCGCGGTCGATCGGGGCGCCGCGGTAGCGGATCTGGACCGTGGCCCAGTCGGGCTGGCCGGTCACGGGACAGTTCGATTTCAGCAGCCGCGAGGCCAGCGTCTCCTCGACCACGTCGCCCGGCCGGGTGCGCAGCAGCTCGGGCGCGGGCTCGTAGGTGTCGATCTCGATATCCAGCTTGTCGATATAGATGCCGTCCATCTCGCCCATCTGCAACTCGGCAAAGCGCTGCGGCAGGAAGAAGTCCAGCCCGACCGGCGCGCCGGCGGCCGCGCTCAGGTCGCGTTCCAGCCGGCCGCGCAGGGCGGCCGAATTCACCAGGCGGGTCTGGTTGAACGAATTCAAATACAGCTTGAACGACTTGGATTCGATGATGTTGGGGCTGTCGGCCGGCACCGAGAACGTCGCCATGGCGACGCGCGGTTTGCCCTTGGCGTCCAGCCACGACAGCTCATAGGCGTTCCACAGATCCACGCCCTTGAAGGGCAGGTTGTCGTCGCGCAGATTCAGCGCCGCGCGATTGTGCGCGCGCGCGATGGGAAAAAGCAGCGAGGGATCGTATTGCGAGGCATAGGCCACGCTCTGCCCGAGCGGGCCGTGAGACAGGGTCATAGCAAAGAAGGGGAGTCCGGGAGGATGACGGCATTGTAGGCGCTTGGAAAAGGCCCAATTTTCCGCGATGTGAAATGTAACCCTCGTATTGTGAAAGCGCCTGCTGCGCAGCAGCGCCACGCCATTTCACAAACGACAATCGCGTTTCATTATACAAAATCGTCTTCGCAAGCTATTGATTTTTATAGCGAATATTTTTTGTCTTCTATAAGACTCCCCATCACATTGCTCCGCAGCAGAGGCATAGACTTTCTCCAACGATTCACGCAACGCCAGACGCGAATCGTTTTTTAAGTTCTAAGACGTTCTCTGAAGTTCCAACCGTTCTCACATCACTGACCAGGAGCATCACAATGAGCAATCGCGAAACCGAAATCCGCAACCTGCAAAAAGACTGGGCTGAAAACAGCCGGTGGCAAGGCATCAAGCGCGACTACAGCGCCGAAGACGTCATCCGCCTGCGCGGCTCGATCAGCGTCGAACACACGCTGGCCCGCCGCGGCGCCACCCGCCTCTGGGATTTGCTGCACAGCGAACCGTTCGTGAACTCGCTGGGCGCCCTGACCGGCAACCAGGCCATGCAGCAGGTCAAGGCTGGCCTGAAGGCCATCTACCTGTCCGGTTGGCAGGTCGCCGGTGACGCCAACCTGGCCGGTGAAATGTATCCCGACCAGTCGCTCTATCCCGCCAACTCCGTGCCCCAGGTGGTTCGCCGCATCAACAATTCGCTGACGCGCTGCGACCAGATCCAGTGGATGGAAGGCAAGAACCCCGGCGACGAAGGCTACATCGACTTCTTCGCGCCCATCGTGGCGGACGCCGAAGCCGGTTTTGGCGGCGTGCTCAATGCCTATGAACTGATGAAGGCCATGATCGAGGCCGGCGCCTCGGGCGTGCACTTCGAAGACCAGCTTGCGTCCGTGAAGAAGTGCGGCCACATGGGCGGCAAGGTGCTGGTTCCGACCCGCGAAGCTGTGTCCAAGCTGGTGTCGGCCCGTCTGGCCGCCGACACGATGGGCACGCCGACCGTGCTGCTGGCGCGCACCGACGCCGACGCGGCCGACCTGGTGACCAGCGACGTCGACGAAAACGACCGTCCGTTCATCACCGGCGAGCGCACCGTGGAAGGCTTCTTCCGCACCCGCGCCGGCATCGACCAGGCCATCTCGCGCGGACTGGCCTACGCGCCGTACGCCGACCTGATCTGGTGCGAAACCTCCACGCCCAACCTGGAATACGCCCGCAAGTTCGCGGACGCCATCCATCGCCAGTTCCCGGGCAAGCTGCTGGCCTACAACTGCTCGCCGTCCTTCAACTGGAAGAAGAACCTGGACGACGGCACCATCGCCAAGTTCCAGCGCGAGCTGGGCGCCATGGGGTACAAGTTCCAGTTCATCACGCTGGCCGGTTTCCACGCGCTGAACTACGGCATGTTCGAGCTGGCCCACGGCTACGCCCGCCGCCAGATGAGCGCTTTCGTGGAACTGCAGCAGAAGGAATTCGCCGCCGCCGAAATGGGCTTCACCGCCGTGAAGCACCAGCGCGAAGTGGGCACGGGCTACTTCGACGCCGTGACCCAGACGATCGAAGGCGGCAAGTCGTCCACGACCGCTCTGACCGGCTCGACGGAAGAAGCGCAGTTCGAACACGGCAAGTCGCAGAAGGCGGCGTAAAGCCGGCGGCGCCCGGCGGCCGGGGCAGGCCGCCCCGGCCCGTTTCGCGGAACGCCGGGCGCCTTTTTTCTGCTGTTGACTGCGGTTTGCAGGTGTGTAGTTGCAGGTGCTGTTGTAGGGTGGATTCAGGGTGCCTGCGGGCACCCTCTTTTTTTTGTACCGCCCGGCCGCGCACCCGCCCGCTACGCCGCGGCGCGCGTGTCCTTCAGGGTCGCCATGTCGATCACGAAGCGGTACTTCACGTCGTTTTTCACCAGGCGCTCGTAGGCCTCGTTGACGGCCTGGATCGGCACGATCTCCACGTCGCTGACGATGCCGTGCTCGGCGCAGAAATCCATCATCTCCTGCGTTTCCGCCATGCCGCCGATCGCCGAGCCGGCCAGCGATTTGCGGCCCATGATCAGGTTGGCGCCAGGGATCGGATCCAGCGGCGTCAGCGCGCCCACCAGCGCCATGGTGCCGTCCAGCGCAAGCAGCGCCATGTAGGGATTGACGTCGTGGCTGACGGGGACGGTGTTCAACAGGAAGTCGAAGGAGTTGGCGTGGGCCGCCATGGCGTCGGCGTCGCGCGAGACCAGCACCTCGTCCGCGCCCAGGCGTTTCGCGTCGCGCGCCTTGTCGGCGGAGGTGGTGATCATCACGACGTGCGCGCCCATGGCGTGCGCGAACTTCACGCCCATGTGGCCCAGGCCGCCCAGCCCGATGACGCCGACTTTCATGCCGGGGCCGACCTTCCAGTGGCGCAGCGGCGAATACGTGGTGATGCCGGCGCACAGCAGCGGCGCCACGGCCTTGAGGTCCAGGGTGTCGGACACCTTCACGGCGAAATGCTCGCGCACCACGATCCGGTCGGAATAGCCGCCAAAGGTGAGCTGGTCGCTGCCGCGCGCTTTGTCGTTGTAGGTCAGGGTAGCGCCTTCCTCGCAGTACTGCTCCAGGTTCAGGCGGCAGGCCTTGCAGTGGCGGCACGAGTCGACCATGCAGCCCACGCCGGCGTAATCGCCCACCTTGAACCGGGAGACGTTCTTGCCGACCTGCGCGATGCGGCCGACGATCTCGTGGCCGGGCACCATGGGGTACATGGAATTGCCCCAGTCGCCGCGCGCCTGGTGCAGGTCCGAATGGCAGATGCCGCTGTACAGGATGTCGATCAGCACATCGTCATCGCCCGGTTCGCGGCGGGTGAAACTGAAGGGGACCAGGGGAGTGTCGGCACTGTGGGCGGCGTAGCCTTGGGCTTGGATCATGACGGCCTCTTGCGAATTTGTTGAGCAGACGGCAACAATAAATCGGCGATTGTGGGGGTTCAAGCTAGAATTTCGGCATGATTTATTGAATGAATTTGCATAATCATGCCGCTCGACAACCTGTCCCACCTGGCCGCCTTCTCGGCCGTTGCCCGGCTCGCCAGCTTTCGCAAGGCCGGCGAGGAACTGAGCCTGTCCACGTCGGCGGTCAGCTACGCCATCCGCAACCTGGAAGAACGTCTGGGCGTGAACCTGTTCAACCGGACGACGCGCAGCGTGGCGCTGACCGACGCCGGCCAGCGCCTGGCCGAACGTCTGCAGCCCGTGCTGCATGACCTGGGCGATGCGCTGGACGAAATGAACCACTTCCGCGGCGCGGCCGCCGGCACGCTGCGCATCAATACCTCGCGCGCGGCCTCGTACCTGCTGCTGATGCCCATGGCGGCGCGATTCCTCGCGGCTTATCCGGACATCCGCCTGGAAATCGGCGAAGACGACAGCTTCGTCGATATCGTGGGATCGGGCTATGACGCGGGCGTGCGGCTGCTGGAAGCGGTGCCCGAGGACATGGTGGCGGTGCCCATCGGCCCGCCGCTGCGTTCGGTGGTGGTGGCCTCGCCCGGCTACCTGCAAGGGCGCGAACCGCCGCAGCATCCCGCCGACCTGATGCGTCACGAATGCATCCGCTACCGCTTTCCCAGCGGCCGCTATTTCAAGTGGGAGTTCACGAAGGACGGCGAGACGCTGGAATTCGACTTCCCCGGGCGCATCGCCCTGAGCGACGTCCACGCCGAGGTGCGCGCCGCCACCGACGGCATCGGCATCGGCTACGTGCCGGAGAACTACGTGACCGCCCAGCTTGCGGCGGGCACGCTGGTGCGGCTGCTGGACGACTGGTGCCAGACGATCCCCGGCTTCATGCTGTATTACCCGAAGCAGCGCAGGGTGTCGTCGGCGCTGCGGGCGTTCATCGACATGGCGCGGCAGTGAGCGCGCGGGTCCCGGCCTGCCCGGCGTGGCATTTACACCGCGCCGGGGCCTTCCAGCCACGCGGGGATGTCCCGTTGCTGATGGAGGATGCGCCAGACATCGATATGGTCCTGGTGTTCCACGTAGAAGACCAGATAGGGGTAGCGAGTCAACGGCCAGGAGCGCAGGCCGGGCAGGTTCAGTTCCAGCGCGTATCGGATGGATCCTGTCGCGGGGTGGCGGGCCAGATGCAGGTACGCCCGTTCCAGGGCATCGATGAACCCGAGCGTAATCTGCTCGGACGCCGTGCTCAGGTAATACGCTATCGCGGTGTCGATATCCGCGTTCGCCTGCACACGCGGGATGACGGGTTTGGCCTTCACGCTTGGGAGTCGGGGCCCGAATTCTTACTGGCGCGGGCTCGCAGGCCGGCGAAATAAGCGGTGTCGACCGGGGCAGCCTGTTCGGACGAGGCGCCCGCCAGCAGCAGCCCTCGGAGCTGGAGCCGATCCTGGTCCTTGCGGATGAGTTCGCGGACGTACTCGCTGCTCGTGCTGTAGCCCCGCTCGGTGACCTGTTCGTCAACGAAGGATTTCAGCGAGTCCGGCAAAGAAATGTTCATGGTGCCCATCGCCATAGCTTAGGAGGCTTGGCAAAAATTGGCAAGAACGTAGTTGCCGCAGCCTGCTCGGCGCCGCGCGATCAACCCGCTTCGGCCGGCGCACCGTCCAGCGCCGCGAGGCAGTCGGCCAGCGGCGCGATGTCCCGCGCCAGCGCGTCCACGGCCTCGGCGTCGACGCGCGGCAGCGGCGGGATCTCGGCCAGCACGCGCACGCCGCCGAAGCGCTCGATCGCGGCAGGCGGGCCAGTTGCGCCACGGTGTCCGTGTCGCCGGGTTCCTCGGCCACGCCGGTCTGCACCGGTTTCCAGTAGCCCCCGGTGCGTCGGCCCCCGGTGCATCGGCCCCCGGGGCGCCGGCAAATCGCCCCGGGCGCCTTGATTCAGATCAAGACGCCCGGGACCCGCCCTGGCTACCATCGGCACATGCGAGCCAAATCGATTTTCGCCGTCCCGGCCAACCTGCCCGATGCCGACCGCCAGCAGCGCCGCCATGCGCTGGTGCGCCTGTCGCTCGCCTGGCTGGCGATGATGCAGGTCATGATGTTCGCGTGGCCGGGTTATCTGCGCCACGAAAGCATGCCGGCGGATGCGCTCGAGACCCTGGACTGGGCCATCGTCCTCATGAACTGGGCCAGCTTTGCGCTGACGGTGCCGGTGGTGCTGTATTCGGCATGGCCCATCTGGCGCCATGCCGGCGCCAATCTCCGCGCGGGGCGCGCGGGCATGGACGTGCCGGTGGCGCTGGGCATCGTCGCCGCCTTCATTCCCAGCGTCCTCGCCACATGGACCGGCCGGGGCGAAGTCTATTTCGATTCGGTCACGATGTTCGTGGCGTTCCTGCTGACCGCGCGTTACCTCGAACTGTGCGCGCGCCAGTCTTTCGGCGGCGCGGGCTCCGCAGGCCGCCGCCACGCCCGCGTGGAAGAACAACGGCTGCGGCTGGGCGCGCGCGCCGACCGCGTGGCGTCGCGTTTCGTCATGATCCAGGTCGCGTTGGCGCTGGCCGCCGCGGCGGGCTGGGCCTACATCGACCCGGCCCACAGCATCCCCGTGATGGTGGCGCTGCTGGTCATGAGCTGTCCCTGCGCCATGTCCATGGCCGTGCCCACCGCGATGGCTGCCGCGCACAGCGCGCTGGCGGCGCATCCGGACCTGCCGGACGCGGCGCTGGATGCCTTGCTCGCCGAGGCGCGGCGCAAGGCGCGGCAGAACCTGTACGGCTCGCTGGTCTGGCATCTGCTGATGACCCCGCTGGCGCTCGCCGGATGGGTCACGCCCTGGCTGGCCGCGATCACCATGCTGCTGTCGTCGCTGGCGGTTGCCTACAACTCGTGGCGCCTGTGCCGCCGCGACTGGTCGGGCGGCGTGGCGCCCGGCGCCGCGTTCGGGGCGGCGCCGTGACCATTCTTTATCTGCTCCTGCCGCTGTCGCTGCTCTTCGTGCTGGCGATCGGCGTGTCGCTGTGGTGGGCGGTCTTCAACGGCCAGTACGACGATACCGAGGATGCCGGCACGGCCATCCTGCGCGACGACGACAGCGCCGCCGCGGGCCGCCGCTGAAGCGTCTGCGCGGCGCCGGAAACGCCGCTGCGCCCCCCCGATACCCCTTCAACCGTTGCGGTTATGCGCCGAAGTTCGGGGCGTCGCATCCCGGTTGATCCAAATCAACGCCGACTCCTGTGACTAGTCCCATCATCGAAGCCTGGAAGTTCTTGTTACTTTAGGGGAAGGGTGATGAACGATTGCGCCGCAATCGCAAGCAAGTCCGATACCTTCAACTACAAGGTCGTGAGGCAGTTCGCGCTCATGACGGTAGTCTGGGGCATAGTCGGCATGGCTGTGGGCGTGTTTCTGGCCGCGCAGCTTATTTGGCCTCAGTTGAATTTCGACACCGCATGGCTCAGCTACGGCCGCCTGCGCCCGCTGCACACCAACGCCGTGATCTTCGCCTTCGGCGGCAGCGCACTTTTCGCGACGTCGTACTACGTCGTGCAGCGCACCTGTCAGGCGCGCCTGTTCTGCGACAAGCTCGCCGCCTTCACGTTCTGGGGCTGGCAGGCCGTCATCGTCGCAGCCGCGATCACCTTGCCCATGGGCTTTACCAGCAGCAAGGAATACGCCGAACTCGAATGGCCCATCGACATCCTGATCACCCTGGTCTGGGTCGCCTACGCCATCGTGTTCTTCGGCACGATCATCAAGCGCCGGTCCAAGCACATCTACGTGGCCAACTGGTTCTTCGGCTCGTACATCCTCACCATCGCCATCCTGCACATCTTCAACAACATCGAGATGCCGGTGACGCTGTGGAAGTCCTACTCCGCGTACGCGGGCGTGCAGGACGCCATGGTGCAATGGTGGTACGGCCACAATGCGGTGGGCTTCTTCCTGACGACCAGCTTCCTGGGCATGATGTATTACTTCGTGCCCAAGCAGGCCGGCCGCCCCATCTACTCGTACCGCCTGTCCATCGTCCACTTCTGGGCGCTGGCCTTCACGTACATGTGGGCGGGTCCGCACCACCTGCTGTACACGTCGCTGCCTGACTGGACCCAGTCGCTGGGCATGACGTTCTCGCTGATCCTGCTGGCGCCGTCGTGGGGCGGCATGATCAACGGCATCATGACCTTGCAGGGCGCCTGGTACAAGCTGCGCACCGATCCCATCCTGAAGTTCATGGTCACGGCGCTGTCGTTCTACGGCATGTCCACCTTCGAAGGCTCGATGATGTCGATCCGCACGGTGAACTCGCTGTCGCACTACACGGACTGGACCATCGGCCACGTGCACTCCGGCGCGCTGGGCTGGGTCGCCATGATCTCCTTCGGCTCGCTCTACTACCTGATCCCGCGCCTGTACGGCCGCGAAAAGATGTACAGCGTCAAGGCCATCGAACTGCACTTCTGGATCGCGACCATCGGCGTGGTGCTGTACATCGCCGCCATGTGGATCGCCGGCGTGCAGCAGGGCCTGATGTGGCGCGACACGGCCCCGGACGGCACCCTGGTCTACAGCTTCGTCGAGGAACTGAAGACGCGCGTTCCGTACTACCTGATCCGTTTGCTGGGTGGAACCCTGTTCTTGTGCGGTGTGTTCGTCATGGCCTGGAACGTGTGGAAGACGGTGCGCGGCGCGCAGTCGGTCAACCCCGCCATTCCGCAAGACGAACCCCAAGCCGCGCGTGCGCCGGTTCCCGCGACCGCCGTGCCGGCCACTGCCTGACGAGGACATCATGGCCAACAAGAATCATGGCTTCTTTTCCCACCAGACCCTCGAGAAGAACATCGGCTGGATGATCATCGCCAGCATCCTGGTGGTCTCCTTCGCGGGCCTGGTCCAGATCATCCCGCTGTTCTTCCAGCACAGCACCACCCAGGCCGCGCCGGGCGTCGAACCCTACAGCCCGCTGCGGCTGATGGGCCGCGACGTCTACATCCGCGAGGGCTGCGTGGGCTGTCATTCGCAGCAGGTGCGTACGCTGGCTGCGGAAGTCCAGCGCTACGGGTCGTACTCGGTCGCCGCGGAATCGGTCTTCGATCACCCCTTCCTGTGGGGCTCCAAGCGTACCGGTCCCGACCTGGCGCGGGTGGGCGAGCGCTATTCCGATGACTGGCACCGCATCCACCTGCGCGATCCGCGCAAGGTGGTGCCGGAATCCAACATGCCCGCCTATCCCTGGCTGGAAAAGACGGTCCTCACGGGCCAGAACGTGGACCAGCGCATGCGCGCCCTGCGCGCCCTGGGCGTGCCGTACACCGACGAGGAAATCGCCGCGGCGCCCAAGGCCATCGAGGGCAAGACGGAAGAAGACGCGCTCGTGGCCTACCTGCAAGGGCTGGGCGTGGGTGTGCGCAAGGCGCAGCTTGCCAAGCAGGCCGAAGAGGCCAAGAAGGCCGAAGAAGCCAAGAAGGCCCAGCAGTCCGCCGTGCAGCCTGCCGCGCAAGCGGCCACGGGAGGCTGACCATGGTCGCCTACCTGAGCGCAATCATCACCGCCATCTCGATGGCAACCTTTTTCGGCATTGTCTGGTGGGCCTGCTCGCGCGGCCGCCAGGGCGCCAACCGCGAATCGGCCATGCTGCCGTTCGCACTGCCCGATGAATTCGGTCAGGCACAACAAGATGGAGCGAATCGGTCATGAGCGATTTCGTCAATAGCTTCTGGGGGTATTTCATCGCGATCGTCGCGGTGGGCGGGGTGGTGTGGTGCGTGTGGCTGCTGTACACGCAGCGCCGCTGGCTCAGCGCGACGCCGGCCAACGGCCAGGTCGAGGACACCGGCCACGTCTGGGACGGCGACCTGACCGAGCTCAACAATCCGGTCCCCACCTGGTGGACCTGGATGTACCTGCTGGCCTGCGTGTTCGCGCTGGGCTATCTGTTCCTGATGCCTGGGCTGGGCGCCTACCAGGGCAAGCTGGGCTTCAGCAGCGCGCAGGAAGTGGCGCAGCAACAGGCCAAGATGGCCGAAGCCGTTCGCCCCATCTATGCGCGCTTCGAGACCATGTCGGTCCCGCAGATCGCGCAGGATCCGGGCGCGCGAGAAATCGGCCAGCGCCTCTTCCTGAACACCTGCGCACAGTGCCACGGTTCCGATGCCAAGGGCGGCCCCAGCTTTCCCAACCTGGCGGACGGCGATTGGCTGCATGGCGGTTCGCCCGAAACCATCATGCAGACCATCAAGGAAGGACGCCATGGCGTGATGCCGCCCTGGAAGGACTCGATCGATCCCAAGATGGCCGGCGACATCGCGCAATACGTGCGCTCGCTGTCGGGCCTGACGGCCGATCCGGTGCGCGTGTTCCGCGGCAAGCGCGAGTTCGCCAACTTCTGCGTGGCCTGTCACGGTGTCGATGGCAAGGGCAATCAGCTCATGGGCGCGCCCAACCTGACGGACGACGTCTGGCTGTATGGCAGTTCGGAGGCGACCATCGTCAAGACCATTCTCGAAGGCCGCGACAACCGCATGCCGGCGCACGAACACGTCCTGACGCCGGAGCAGATCAAGATCCTGACGGCCTGGGTCTGGGGGCTTTCCAACAAGGCCGAGCCGCAGAAGCAGGCCGCCGCGGCGCCCGCCGACGCCGGCGCCGCCCAGCAGTGAAACCGCAGCACGTAGGTGGGGGGCCGCGCGGCGGCCCCCCATACCGCCAGCACTTACCGTACGGAGCAGCAAATGAATGATGGGTCAACCGCAAGCGTCGGCGGCAGTTCGCCTGGCGGTGACCCGCCGCCCTGGCGGCCGCATACGCGGCCGCCGCGTCCGGGCCAGGAAACCCTGGAACAGACGCTGGCGGGGGTGCGCAGCAAGATCTATCCGCGGTCCGTCAGCGGCATCTTCGCCCGCTGGCGCATCGCGTTCGTCTTCCTTACCCAGCTCATTTTCTACGGCTTGCCATGGCTGCAATGGAACGGCCGCCAGGCCGTCCTGTTCGACCTGGGGGCGCGCAAGTTCTATCTCTTTGGCCTGGTGCTGTGGCCGCAGGACGTCGTGTATCTTGCCGTGCTGCTCGTCATCTCCGCGCTGGCGCTGTTCCTCTTCACCGCCGTGGCCGGGCGTCTGTTCTGCGGCTACGCCTGTCCGCAGACCGTCTACACCGAAATCTTCATGTGGATCGAGCGCAAGGTCGAAGGCGACCGCATCGCGCGTATCCGCCTGGATGAATCGCCCTGGTCCTGGCACAAGTTCCGCCTGAAATTCACCAAGCATTTCCTGTGGATCGCGCTGGCATGGTGGACGGGCTCGACCTTCATCGGCTACTTCGCGCCCATCCGCGAGCTGGGGCACGAGCTGTTCGCCCTGCAACTTGGCGGCTGGCAGTGGTTCTGGATGCTGTTCTACGGCTTTGCGACGTGGGGCAACGCCGGCTTCATGCGCGAATCGGTGTGCAAGTACATGTGCCCGTACGCCCGCTTCCAGAGCGTGATGGTCGACCCGGACACCTTCGTGGTCACCTACGACAAGCGCCGGGGCGATCCGCGCGGCAGCCGGTCGCGCAAGGTGGACCACAAGGCCGCGGGGCTGGGCGACTGTGTCGACTGCAGCCTGTGCGTGCAGGTCTGTCCGACCGGCATCGACATCCGCGACGGCTTGCAGTACATGTGCATCGGCTGCGGCGCCTGCATCGATGCCTGTGAGCAGGTGATGGACAAAATGCAGTACGAGCCGGGCCTCATCCGCTACACGTCCGAGCGCGCCATGCTGGATGGCCTGTCCACCAAGAGCGCACGGTCGCACCTGCTGCGGCCGCGCGTCCTGGTCTACGGCACGCTGATCCTGGCGCTGGCGGTGGCCTTCGTGGTGTCGCTGGCCGTGCGCAATCCGCTGCGCGTCGACGTCATCCGGGACCGCGGCGCGCTGGGCCGCGAGGTCGCCGGCGGCCTGATCGAAAACGTCTACCGGCTGCAGATCATCAACACGTCGGACGTGCCGATGCGCCTGCGCCTGTCGGCCGAGGGCATGCCGGACCTGGCCGTGCTGGCCGGCCAGCAGGGGTCGGACGTGGTCGAGGTCGAAGCCGCCGCCAACAAGCTGGTGCCCATGGTCATTCGCGCCCCGGCGGACTCGACGCCCGGCGCCCATCCCATCACCCTGCGCGCCAGGGGGCAGGACGGCGACAACCAGCCGGTCGAAACCGACGAGCCCGCCAGTTTCTATGTGCCCGAGTAGGGCGGCCCTTTGCCCTGAACGCCACAAGGATATCTTCATGAACGCTGCACGAATCACCCTGGACCCCGCGGATGCGGCCCCTCCCGTCAAGCCCTGGTACCGCGAGCCAT includes:
- the ccoP gene encoding cytochrome-c oxidase, cbb3-type subunit III, with the translated sequence MSDFVNSFWGYFIAIVAVGGVVWCVWLLYTQRRWLSATPANGQVEDTGHVWDGDLTELNNPVPTWWTWMYLLACVFALGYLFLMPGLGAYQGKLGFSSAQEVAQQQAKMAEAVRPIYARFETMSVPQIAQDPGAREIGQRLFLNTCAQCHGSDAKGGPSFPNLADGDWLHGGSPETIMQTIKEGRHGVMPPWKDSIDPKMAGDIAQYVRSLSGLTADPVRVFRGKREFANFCVACHGVDGKGNQLMGAPNLTDDVWLYGSSEATIVKTILEGRDNRMPAHEHVLTPEQIKILTAWVWGLSNKAEPQKQAAAAPADAGAAQQ
- the ccoO gene encoding cytochrome-c oxidase, cbb3-type subunit II; this translates as MANKNHGFFSHQTLEKNIGWMIIASILVVSFAGLVQIIPLFFQHSTTQAAPGVEPYSPLRLMGRDVYIREGCVGCHSQQVRTLAAEVQRYGSYSVAAESVFDHPFLWGSKRTGPDLARVGERYSDDWHRIHLRDPRKVVPESNMPAYPWLEKTVLTGQNVDQRMRALRALGVPYTDEEIAAAPKAIEGKTEEDALVAYLQGLGVGVRKAQLAKQAEEAKKAEEAKKAQQSAVQPAAQAATGG
- the ccoG gene encoding cytochrome c oxidase accessory protein CcoG, producing MNDGSTASVGGSSPGGDPPPWRPHTRPPRPGQETLEQTLAGVRSKIYPRSVSGIFARWRIAFVFLTQLIFYGLPWLQWNGRQAVLFDLGARKFYLFGLVLWPQDVVYLAVLLVISALALFLFTAVAGRLFCGYACPQTVYTEIFMWIERKVEGDRIARIRLDESPWSWHKFRLKFTKHFLWIALAWWTGSTFIGYFAPIRELGHELFALQLGGWQWFWMLFYGFATWGNAGFMRESVCKYMCPYARFQSVMVDPDTFVVTYDKRRGDPRGSRSRKVDHKAAGLGDCVDCSLCVQVCPTGIDIRDGLQYMCIGCGACIDACEQVMDKMQYEPGLIRYTSERAMLDGLSTKSARSHLLRPRVLVYGTLILALAVAFVVSLAVRNPLRVDVIRDRGALGREVAGGLIENVYRLQIINTSDVPMRLRLSAEGMPDLAVLAGQQGSDVVEVEAAANKLVPMVIRAPADSTPGAHPITLRARGQDGDNQPVETDEPASFYVPE
- a CDS encoding cytochrome oxidase, which encodes MVAYLSAIITAISMATFFGIVWWACSRGRQGANRESAMLPFALPDEFGQAQQDGANRS
- the ccoN gene encoding cytochrome-c oxidase, cbb3-type subunit I; the encoded protein is MNDCAAIASKSDTFNYKVVRQFALMTVVWGIVGMAVGVFLAAQLIWPQLNFDTAWLSYGRLRPLHTNAVIFAFGGSALFATSYYVVQRTCQARLFCDKLAAFTFWGWQAVIVAAAITLPMGFTSSKEYAELEWPIDILITLVWVAYAIVFFGTIIKRRSKHIYVANWFFGSYILTIAILHIFNNIEMPVTLWKSYSAYAGVQDAMVQWWYGHNAVGFFLTTSFLGMMYYFVPKQAGRPIYSYRLSIVHFWALAFTYMWAGPHHLLYTSLPDWTQSLGMTFSLILLAPSWGGMINGIMTLQGAWYKLRTDPILKFMVTALSFYGMSTFEGSMMSIRTVNSLSHYTDWTIGHVHSGALGWVAMISFGSLYYLIPRLYGREKMYSVKAIELHFWIATIGVVLYIAAMWIAGVQQGLMWRDTAPDGTLVYSFVEELKTRVPYYLIRLLGGTLFLCGVFVMAWNVWKTVRGAQSVNPAIPQDEPQAARAPVPATAVPATA